In Candidatus Eisenbacteria bacterium, one genomic interval encodes:
- the nth gene encoding endonuclease III has protein sequence MARESKKSRRTRTSKILRTLSRLYPEAGTALRHENPFQLLVATILSAQCTDERVNTVTPVLFRKFPGPDEMAKAAPGEMEKIIKSTGFFRNKTKSVIGSSKAIVERFGGKVPSTMEELLTLPGVARKTANVVLGNGFGIAEGVVVDTHVHRLSNRLRLSTQKDPVKIEQDLMLLFPKKDWIKIADVLVLHGRSICKARTPLCGKCAVRKDCPCASHLR, from the coding sequence ATGGCACGTGAGTCAAAAAAGTCGAGGCGGACGAGGACATCAAAGATTCTGCGTACCCTTTCACGGCTTTATCCTGAGGCCGGAACTGCGCTCAGGCATGAGAATCCCTTTCAGCTCCTTGTGGCCACGATTCTGTCCGCCCAGTGCACTGATGAAAGAGTGAATACGGTCACGCCGGTTCTCTTCAGGAAATTCCCGGGGCCCGACGAAATGGCGAAGGCCGCTCCAGGAGAGATGGAGAAGATCATCAAGTCCACCGGATTCTTCAGGAACAAAACAAAGAGCGTAATCGGATCGTCAAAAGCCATCGTTGAGAGATTCGGCGGCAAAGTGCCGTCAACAATGGAGGAATTGCTGACACTGCCGGGTGTCGCCAGAAAGACGGCAAATGTCGTTCTCGGAAACGGCTTCGGAATCGCGGAGGGAGTCGTGGTGGACACGCACGTCCACCGGCTCTCAAACAGACTCAGGCTCTCGACACAGAAGGACCCCGTGAAGATCGAGCAGGATCTAATGCTGCTTTTCCCGAAAAAGGATTGGATAAAAATAGCCGACGTTCTCGTGCTTCATGGAAGAAGCATCTGCAAGGCGAGAACTCCGCTCTGCGGCAAGTGCGCAGTCAGGAAGGACTGCCCCTGTGCTTCTCATCTCAGGTGA
- a CDS encoding zinc metallopeptidase, protein MFPFFYDPTMVLLIPALILGIYAQYKVRATYEKFSKVPSMKGKTGREIATLILHNNQITDVKVEKSQGFLSDHFDPKKGVIRLSPNIFDSSSVAAIGVAAHEAGHAIQHSERYFPLVARHAIFPVVSIGNWLAVPLVILGFILGQMQLIDLGILIFSIVVLFQVITLPVEFNASRRALLQLENGGYLIEGELGSAKKVLNAAALTYVAAAVAAILNLLRLLALRQSRN, encoded by the coding sequence ATGTTTCCTTTTTTCTATGACCCTACGATGGTGCTGCTGATACCGGCTCTCATTCTTGGAATCTACGCCCAATACAAAGTCAGAGCAACCTATGAAAAATTCTCCAAGGTTCCGTCCATGAAGGGGAAGACGGGGCGGGAGATCGCAACACTGATTCTTCACAACAACCAGATAACCGATGTCAAGGTCGAAAAGTCGCAGGGATTCCTTTCTGATCACTTTGATCCCAAGAAGGGAGTCATAAGGCTCTCTCCCAACATCTTTGACTCGTCCTCGGTTGCTGCCATAGGAGTTGCTGCCCATGAAGCGGGTCACGCCATTCAGCACAGCGAACGGTATTTCCCGCTTGTTGCAAGGCATGCAATTTTTCCTGTCGTGAGCATCGGAAACTGGCTTGCCGTGCCGCTGGTTATCCTGGGATTCATTTTGGGTCAGATGCAGCTCATTGACCTCGGGATTCTGATCTTCTCGATTGTTGTTCTTTTCCAGGTTATTACCCTGCCTGTCGAGTTTAACGCGAGCCGGAGAGCTCTCTTGCAGCTCGAAAACGGAGGGTATCTTATTGAGGGCGAGTTAGGTTCTGCAAAGAAGGTTCTGAATGCTGCTGCCCTGACCTATGTTGCCGCAGCAGTTGCAGCCATCCTCAATCTCCTGCGGCTTCTTGCTTTGAGGCAGAGTCGCAACTAG
- a CDS encoding HU family DNA-binding protein: protein MTKGDIVDRISEKTGLPKKDVADTIDGFLEVVKKALVDGDHIEIRGFGTFKVKDRKERLARNPRTGESVPVPQRKVPNFRFSKELKTEVAGS, encoded by the coding sequence ATGACGAAGGGAGACATTGTTGACCGCATTTCTGAGAAGACAGGCCTCCCCAAGAAGGATGTAGCGGATACAATTGACGGATTTCTTGAGGTGGTGAAGAAAGCATTGGTCGATGGGGATCACATCGAGATAAGGGGCTTCGGGACTTTCAAGGTGAAGGATAGAAAAGAGAGGCTTGCCAGGAATCCTAGAACGGGCGAGTCGGTTCCCGTGCCTCAGAGAAAAGTTCCGAATTTCAGATTTTCGAAAGAGCTCAAAACCGAGGTTGCAGGCAGCTAG
- a CDS encoding YbbR-like domain-containing protein — MLRKALTENLSIKIASILIALLVYLHVYGEAEHEYELGVPVRIEQLPQWLSYSGYVPENVRVKVRSSGKQLLRLKIKRALILLDLSQARKGAFQRTLATDDVLLPSGSRAVVTEIVSPKTIALDLDVRVERRIVVEPVITGEAAGGFWVSRKPDVQPDTVTVAGPAEVVRRIVSVMTEPVDISGRDEAVSKEIAINLEGRHILCTPDRVKVRVPIEKRK, encoded by the coding sequence ATGTTGAGAAAAGCTCTTACCGAAAATCTCTCGATCAAGATCGCATCCATTCTTATCGCCCTTCTTGTCTACCTCCATGTGTACGGTGAAGCCGAACACGAATACGAACTGGGCGTACCCGTCAGGATTGAGCAGCTTCCTCAGTGGCTGAGCTATTCAGGGTATGTCCCGGAGAACGTGAGAGTAAAGGTCAGGAGCAGCGGCAAACAGCTCCTGAGACTCAAGATTAAGAGGGCGCTAATTCTGCTGGATTTGTCTCAAGCAAGAAAAGGGGCTTTTCAGAGAACGCTTGCCACGGACGATGTTCTTCTCCCGTCAGGGTCAAGAGCTGTCGTGACGGAGATTGTTTCACCGAAGACTATTGCACTCGACCTGGATGTCCGGGTGGAGAGACGAATCGTTGTGGAGCCTGTCATTACCGGCGAGGCGGCAGGAGGATTCTGGGTTTCGCGTAAACCCGATGTCCAGCCCGACACTGTCACTGTAGCCGGACCCGCAGAAGTCGTCAGGCGAATTGTCTCGGTCATGACCGAGCCGGTTGACATATCCGGAAGAGATGAGGCAGTTTCAAAGGAAATCGCCATCAATCTTGAGGGAAGACATATCCTCTGTACTCCCGATAGAGTGAAGGTGAGAGTCCCCATCGAGAAGAGAAAGTAG
- a CDS encoding oligosaccharide flippase family protein, with amino-acid sequence MKKETVRQFLTYSFGSISQSVLSFILLPLYLNLLTPSEYGIISLSLTLNVFLTVVANVGLVSGLYRLYYEKTAEERKALLGTLWGWHLFASAILCLALIIFSTPVAIHIFKTTRWVGTPRLLGIFLVLYVLKDVPFHMLRLEKKAALYVFFSLMTFVLDFSFKLIFVGVLRRGVNGYFESSILAYLITVTGLFVYSKKYVSFSFDKSCLGELFRLGFPYVFSTLSFIVLDSFDKFTLNHYLGTEAVGVYSLAFRFANLLNIVLLTPIGLYWTPLSFSFAAERKNDEELKNFYAKSLLYFFLAGGILAAFVSTGSFEVIRAMTHNATFWKAGKIVPLLVVAPFLYLVSHPAGNVMLQVKKTGFVAPACLATAAINIVLNLILIPRLHAYGAALALISAHLFLAVSYHIKARSLFPINYTWGKYLLAFAVCLIAFGASSLVPPLSPIPSLILKFAIVTIICAPLVSVSGVLKGLKIPGIRGD; translated from the coding sequence ATGAAAAAAGAGACTGTCAGGCAATTTCTCACTTATTCATTCGGGAGCATCTCTCAGTCTGTTCTTTCCTTCATTCTCCTTCCGCTTTATTTGAATCTCCTCACTCCGTCTGAATACGGTATTATTTCACTCTCTCTTACGCTGAATGTCTTTCTCACAGTCGTTGCAAATGTCGGCCTCGTGAGCGGACTCTACAGGCTCTACTATGAAAAAACCGCGGAGGAGAGGAAAGCGCTTCTCGGAACACTCTGGGGATGGCATCTCTTTGCAAGCGCCATTCTCTGTCTGGCTCTCATCATCTTCTCGACCCCGGTCGCGATACACATCTTCAAGACGACCAGATGGGTGGGAACTCCGCGCCTGCTCGGCATTTTCCTTGTCCTGTATGTTCTGAAAGATGTCCCCTTTCACATGCTCAGGCTTGAGAAGAAAGCCGCACTTTACGTCTTCTTCTCTCTCATGACCTTTGTTCTCGATTTCTCGTTCAAGCTTATCTTTGTCGGCGTCCTGAGAAGAGGCGTAAACGGTTACTTCGAGTCGTCAATACTCGCTTACCTCATCACCGTTACCGGTCTTTTCGTGTACTCAAAGAAATACGTATCGTTTTCGTTCGATAAGTCCTGCCTGGGCGAGCTCTTCCGCCTGGGTTTCCCGTACGTTTTCTCCACTCTCTCCTTCATCGTGCTTGATTCGTTTGACAAGTTCACGCTCAATCATTATCTGGGAACTGAGGCCGTCGGCGTCTATTCTCTTGCCTTCAGGTTCGCGAATCTGCTCAACATTGTGCTCCTGACGCCGATCGGGCTCTACTGGACGCCGCTTTCATTCTCATTTGCGGCCGAAAGAAAAAATGACGAAGAACTCAAGAACTTCTACGCAAAGTCCCTGCTCTATTTCTTCCTGGCAGGAGGAATTCTTGCGGCATTTGTCTCCACCGGAAGCTTCGAAGTTATCAGGGCAATGACACACAACGCTACCTTCTGGAAGGCCGGAAAAATCGTCCCGCTTCTCGTTGTGGCCCCGTTCCTCTATCTCGTGTCCCACCCGGCCGGGAATGTGATGCTGCAAGTGAAGAAAACCGGATTCGTTGCGCCCGCATGTCTCGCAACTGCGGCGATCAACATAGTTCTCAATCTCATCCTGATACCGAGATTGCACGCCTACGGTGCTGCGCTGGCACTGATTTCTGCGCATCTTTTTCTCGCGGTCTCTTATCACATAAAGGCAAGAAGTCTCTTCCCGATCAACTATACATGGGGAAAATACCTCCTCGCCTTTGCCGTCTGCCTGATCGCATTCGGGGCATCCTCTCTCGTTCCGCCTCTTTCCCCAATTCCTTCGCTGATCCTGAAGTTCGCCATTGTCACGATCATCTGCGCTCCGCTTGTATCCGTCAGTGGCGTCCTCAAAGGACTCAAGATTCCCGGCATTCGGGGAGACTAG
- a CDS encoding diguanylate cyclase, with protein sequence MASLLSVHKVSKTDRIIWIMCAAVMMPVIGALDYYTGPDVTFSLLYLIPVSITAWFVGRMAGIGISAINAGIWLYVDFAAGRVGPGLLVYSWNFFSRLVFLIIVSVLISALRRALQHQYQLARIDPLTRGLNSLAFGEIAEAEISRSERYHHPLSIAYLDIDNFKEVNDTHGHRVGDKLLMALVGTIRKNIRKTDSVARLGGDEFAMLFPEADQAAARAIVAKVQNRLTNIFHRKHWPVSLSIGVVTYIKMPPSVDKMIEDADKLMYSVKGTSKNAVSFMEYTG encoded by the coding sequence ATGGCATCGCTTCTGAGCGTTCACAAGGTCAGCAAAACTGATCGCATCATCTGGATTATGTGCGCAGCGGTAATGATGCCCGTGATCGGTGCCCTGGATTACTACACGGGGCCTGATGTCACATTTTCTCTCCTCTATCTCATCCCCGTCTCCATAACCGCCTGGTTTGTAGGTAGGATGGCAGGCATCGGGATCTCGGCAATCAACGCGGGGATTTGGCTCTACGTTGATTTCGCAGCCGGACGAGTCGGCCCGGGCCTGCTCGTCTATTCGTGGAATTTCTTCTCCCGGCTGGTCTTTCTGATCATCGTCTCAGTCCTGATATCGGCTCTCAGGCGTGCCCTTCAGCATCAATACCAACTGGCCCGGATCGATCCTCTGACCCGCGGGCTCAATTCACTTGCCTTCGGAGAGATTGCCGAGGCCGAGATCAGCCGTTCCGAACGCTACCATCATCCTTTGAGCATTGCCTATCTTGATATTGATAATTTCAAGGAGGTCAACGACACTCACGGCCACAGAGTCGGGGACAAGCTACTTATGGCGCTCGTCGGCACGATTCGCAAGAACATCAGGAAGACCGATTCTGTGGCCCGCCTCGGCGGCGACGAGTTCGCAATGTTGTTTCCTGAAGCCGATCAGGCGGCGGCGCGAGCCATTGTTGCCAAGGTCCAGAACCGCCTGACCAATATCTTCCACCGAAAGCATTGGCCGGTGAGTCTCAGTATAGGCGTAGTGACCTACATCAAGATGCCGCCTTCGGTGGACAAGATGATCGAGGATGCGGACAAGCTTATGTATTCGGTAAAAGGAACATCCAAGAACGCCGTAAGTTTTATGGAATACACCGGCTGA
- a CDS encoding T9SS type A sorting domain-containing protein: MKKSKPRITTKCLAFRGALQYYPVMVEDGCGGAIIAWQDYRSGTNWDIYAQRVLHDMPLVGVAGANSIPVELGFHGNYPNPFGRTTVISYALPERQHVTIRVFNMLGQQVATLGDRVEDPGFKSVVFDAANLPSGIYTYRLTTAPGPGESGTSYVSVKKMLVVR, translated from the coding sequence ATGAAAAAGTCCAAACCAAGAATCACAACAAAGTGTCTCGCTTTTCGGGGAGCACTACAGTACTACCCCGTCATGGTCGAGGACGGATGCGGGGGAGCGATAATCGCCTGGCAGGATTACCGGAGCGGCACGAACTGGGATATCTATGCCCAACGCGTCCTTCATGACATGCCCCTTGTGGGTGTAGCTGGAGCCAATAGCATACCCGTTGAACTGGGTTTCCACGGAAACTACCCCAATCCTTTTGGGCGGACGACTGTCATAAGCTATGCCCTTCCCGAAAGGCAGCATGTCACGATCAGAGTCTTCAATATGCTTGGTCAGCAAGTCGCAACACTTGGGGATAGAGTGGAGGACCCTGGCTTCAAATCTGTGGTGTTCGATGCGGCCAATCTGCCAAGTGGAATCTACACGTACCGGCTCACGACGGCTCCTGGGCCGGGAGAATCAGGGACATCATACGTGAGCGTTAAGAAGATGCTTGTGGTGCGATAA
- a CDS encoding integrase core domain-containing protein, which yields MKRKRVYRPMRKADLLGREKCFKPERPLRKKPRSASDCMAECQVLGIEQIFTTYDNPKENADTERLIRTVKEEAIWPYEFRTLEEAKETSEAGLKFYNNEYCHSALGYKIPTEFLAVYLRLQSLKDAA from the coding sequence TTGAAGCGGAAGCGTGTTTATCGGCCGATGAGGAAAGCCGATCTCCTGGGGAGAGAGAAATGCTTTAAGCCTGAACGGCCGTTGAGGAAGAAGCCGAGGTCGGCGTCCGATTGCATGGCCGAGTGCCAGGTCTTGGGGATCGAGCAGATTTTTACGACCTATGACAATCCCAAGGAGAATGCCGATACTGAGCGTCTCATCCGGACCGTCAAGGAGGAAGCGATTTGGCCATATGAGTTCAGGACCCTTGAGGAGGCAAAAGAGACGAGCGAGGCTGGACTGAAGTTTTACAACAACGAGTACTGCCACTCGGCGCTTGGATACAAAATTCCGACGGAATTCCTGGCGGTGTACTTGAGACTTCAGAGTTTGAAAGACGCGGCCTAA
- a CDS encoding transposase: MPKSKYSEETKISVVLEGLKSGTSIAELCRRHGISDALFYR, encoded by the coding sequence ATGCCCAAGAGCAAGTATTCGGAAGAGACGAAGATATCGGTAGTGCTGGAAGGTCTGAAGAGCGGGACATCCATTGCCGAGTTGTGTCGCAGGCACGGGATTTCAGATGCGTTGTTTTATCGGTGA
- a CDS encoding NADH-quinone oxidoreductase subunit A, with translation MAVAHDYFPILVFSLILLAFAIICIIFARFLGPRRVTQAKLSPYECGLDPVGDTRGRISVKFYITALLFIILDVEVVFFYPWALVFRKVAPFAFWEMLFFAFVLIVGYLYALRRRGLEWSEPF, from the coding sequence GTGGCAGTTGCACATGACTACTTCCCGATTCTGGTTTTTTCGCTGATACTCCTCGCATTTGCCATTATCTGCATTATTTTCGCGAGATTCCTGGGCCCGAGGCGCGTTACGCAGGCCAAGCTCTCCCCGTACGAATGCGGACTCGATCCGGTCGGAGACACAAGGGGGAGAATCTCGGTAAAGTTCTATATCACTGCCCTCCTTTTCATCATCCTTGATGTCGAAGTCGTCTTTTTCTATCCGTGGGCTCTTGTCTTCCGGAAGGTCGCCCCGTTTGCATTCTGGGAAATGCTCTTTTTTGCTTTTGTCCTTATCGTTGGCTATCTGTATGCTCTGAGGAGAAGAGGGCTTGAGTGGTCTGAGCCCTTTTGA
- the nuoE gene encoding NADH-quinone oxidoreductase subunit NuoE has protein sequence MLSEKLINEVKVLIARYPEKRSALIPALHAVHAEQGHVSDDSVKEVAAVFELTPAQVYEVLSFYSMFERKPAGRHIITVCRNLSCSLLGAESIIEFLESLLGVKVGETTPDLKFSLRTAECLGSCDTAPVMQIDDEYYESLTPEKVKKIIEELK, from the coding sequence GTGCTGTCTGAGAAACTCATCAACGAGGTCAAAGTCCTCATCGCAAGATATCCCGAGAAGAGGTCTGCCCTCATTCCTGCTCTTCATGCAGTTCATGCCGAACAGGGCCACGTGTCCGACGATTCCGTGAAGGAAGTTGCAGCCGTTTTCGAGCTGACCCCCGCACAGGTTTATGAGGTCCTTTCATTCTACAGCATGTTCGAAAGGAAGCCGGCGGGAAGGCACATCATAACCGTGTGCAGAAATCTCTCGTGTTCCCTTCTGGGCGCCGAATCGATCATCGAGTTTCTCGAATCTCTTCTTGGGGTCAAAGTCGGGGAGACAACCCCGGATTTGAAATTCTCTTTGAGAACGGCGGAGTGCCTGGGTTCATGTGACACGGCGCCGGTGATGCAGATAGATGACGAGTATTACGAAAGCCTGACTCCCGAAAAGGTTAAGAAGATCATTGAGGAATTGAAATAG
- the nuoH gene encoding NADH-quinone oxidoreductase subunit NuoH, with protein sequence MNATILFLAVLLLKCLILIGVVLGGMAYMTLVERKLIGRFQYRYGPNRVGPYGLLQPIADGLKLLFKEDIFPSQADKFLHLLAPVIAFITALLTFAVVPFGPSLYLTDINVAILYVLAVTSLGVYAIVLAGWSSNSKYPLLGGLRSSAQMVSYELSVGLAVVVVVLLSGSFSLVEIVKSQENMWFAFKQPVAFALFLISSIAEINRVPFDLPEAESELVSGFHTEYSGLRFAMFYIAEYTNMIAAACIATTLFLGGWLGPFLPAPFWFGIKVLFLLVVFVWIRATLPRLRYDQLMKFGWKVLFPIGVLNVIATAFFLAGRGQ encoded by the coding sequence ATGAACGCCACAATACTCTTTTTGGCTGTCCTTCTTCTGAAGTGCCTAATCCTTATTGGAGTCGTCCTGGGCGGCATGGCCTACATGACCTTGGTCGAAAGAAAACTCATCGGGCGTTTTCAATACAGGTATGGCCCGAACCGGGTCGGCCCATACGGACTTCTTCAGCCGATCGCGGACGGTTTGAAGCTCCTTTTCAAGGAAGACATCTTTCCATCGCAGGCGGATAAATTTCTTCACCTGCTTGCACCAGTGATTGCATTTATCACCGCTCTGTTGACGTTCGCTGTTGTGCCTTTCGGCCCGAGCCTCTACCTCACAGATATAAACGTGGCGATACTCTATGTGCTGGCAGTGACTTCTCTCGGGGTGTATGCGATCGTACTTGCAGGCTGGTCGTCGAACAGCAAGTATCCGCTCCTGGGCGGACTGAGGTCGTCTGCACAGATGGTCAGCTACGAGCTGTCCGTTGGCCTGGCGGTAGTAGTCGTCGTGCTCCTGAGCGGGAGCTTCAGTCTTGTCGAAATCGTCAAGTCACAGGAAAACATGTGGTTCGCATTCAAGCAGCCCGTCGCCTTTGCCCTGTTTCTTATTTCAAGCATCGCTGAGATAAACAGGGTGCCGTTCGACCTGCCTGAAGCGGAATCAGAGCTTGTTTCGGGATTCCACACCGAATACAGCGGCCTCAGGTTTGCCATGTTCTACATCGCAGAATACACGAACATGATAGCCGCAGCCTGTATAGCTACGACTCTTTTCCTGGGCGGCTGGCTGGGACCTTTCCTCCCGGCGCCTTTCTGGTTCGGGATAAAGGTCTTGTTCCTTCTCGTTGTTTTTGTCTGGATCCGGGCGACACTTCCGAGACTCAGATACGATCAGCTTATGAAATTCGGCTGGAAGGTGCTTTTCCCTATCGGGGTACTCAACGTCATTGCGACCGCGTTCTTTCTAGCGGGAAGAGGACAATAA
- a CDS encoding NADH-quinone oxidoreductase subunit J codes for MELLIFIVVAGLSILSALMVIVQRNPVYSALSLIATLFLVAVVFLLLDAPFVAVLQLIVYAGAIMVLFLFVIMLLSVREQKKGRIYHQLLVAVPVVLLVCLELLAAGKIVTRGQSLSAGCGSESIEVLSTKLITQYFLPFEIASVLLLAAIVGAVVVVKKEGS; via the coding sequence TTGGAGCTCCTGATCTTCATCGTCGTTGCCGGTCTTTCGATTCTGTCTGCACTGATGGTCATCGTGCAGAGAAATCCCGTCTACAGCGCACTCTCGCTCATAGCAACTCTCTTTCTTGTTGCCGTCGTCTTCCTGCTTCTTGACGCGCCGTTCGTTGCCGTCCTTCAGTTGATAGTGTACGCAGGCGCGATAATGGTGCTTTTCCTTTTTGTGATCATGCTCCTCAGCGTGAGAGAACAGAAAAAGGGGAGAATCTATCACCAGCTTCTTGTCGCTGTTCCGGTCGTGCTCCTGGTGTGTCTCGAACTTCTTGCGGCCGGAAAGATAGTCACAAGAGGGCAATCGCTGTCTGCCGGCTGCGGATCGGAAAGTATTGAAGTGCTTTCCACGAAGCTCATCACTCAGTACTTCCTTCCGTTTGAGATTGCCTCCGTGCTTCTTCTCGCTGCAATTGTTGGAGCAGTGGTCGTAGTTAAGAAAGAGGGATCATGA
- the nuoK gene encoding NADH-quinone oxidoreductase subunit NuoK has translation MVPTEYYLILSAALFSLGVLGFLVRRNAIVVFMAVELMLNAVNIALVAFSRHFGVSDGQIIVLFVMVVAAAEAALGLAIIVVLFRRRRTVDVDSASEMKW, from the coding sequence ATGGTGCCGACCGAATATTACCTTATCCTGAGCGCAGCCCTGTTCTCGCTGGGCGTTCTTGGCTTTCTTGTCAGGAGAAACGCAATCGTCGTGTTTATGGCAGTCGAATTGATGCTGAATGCAGTCAACATTGCGCTCGTCGCATTCTCAAGACACTTCGGAGTATCCGACGGCCAGATCATAGTTCTCTTCGTTATGGTCGTGGCTGCGGCCGAGGCTGCCCTTGGACTTGCAATAATAGTCGTTCTCTTCAGGAGAAGACGGACTGTGGACGTTGACTCTGCGAGCGAGATGAAATGGTGA
- the nuoL gene encoding NADH-quinone oxidoreductase subunit L yields the protein MVTTATFQLAWAVLLLPLLGVLLNGVFVRSPKKRVIDIIGCGSVGLSFLFSLILLKQLLTLPPDGRSVELVLYNWIRSGELSSAFGLLIDPLSIVMILIVSGVGFLIHVYSTGYMEGDPGYRRFFVCLNLFIFSMLLLVLSDNFALMFAGWELVGLCSYLLVGFWFEKKSAADAGKKAFIVNRIGDFGFTLGMIAIFYFFGTLNFGEVFKLAGSRFDVGSGIMTAITLLLFVGATGKSAQIPLYVWLPDAMEGPTPVSALIHAATMVTAGVYMVARCHVLYLLSPFSLSVVAVVGGFTALFAATIGLVQNDIKRVLAYSTISQIGYMFLACGVGSFCAGIFHLMTHAFFKAVLFLGAGCVIHALHSEQDVRRMGGLGALLPRTYVSFLSASLAISGIFPFAGFFSKDEILLAAWEKGNFVLWAIGLFTAFLTSFYIFRVFYLTFAGNLRGGSGAEEHVHEAPRSMTFPVLTLGVLSLIGGFVGLPLIEHANVLKNFLSPLFQEPLEAAKPLVHIEVLLMAVSLAAGIAGILIAHRFYVRSPLVPERIKERLKPAYDLAFNKYFVDQIYGAAIVKPLLGMSDFFWKFIDNRVIDGIVNLVGSIIEAFSKLFRVFQSGYVHRYALYMSGGASVLLWYLLTR from the coding sequence ATGGTGACAACCGCGACCTTTCAGCTTGCCTGGGCAGTCCTCCTTCTTCCCCTCCTCGGCGTGCTTCTTAACGGTGTTTTCGTGAGGAGCCCGAAGAAACGCGTAATCGATATCATCGGATGCGGCTCGGTCGGCCTCTCATTCCTGTTCTCTCTGATTTTGCTCAAGCAGCTCCTTACGCTTCCGCCTGACGGACGATCAGTCGAGCTTGTGCTTTACAACTGGATCAGGTCGGGAGAGCTTTCGTCGGCTTTCGGACTTCTGATTGACCCGCTTTCCATTGTGATGATTCTTATCGTGTCCGGCGTCGGTTTTCTGATTCACGTTTATTCCACCGGCTACATGGAAGGAGACCCGGGGTACAGAAGGTTCTTCGTTTGCCTGAACCTTTTCATCTTCTCGATGCTTCTGCTTGTCTTGTCCGACAATTTCGCCCTCATGTTCGCGGGCTGGGAGCTGGTCGGCTTATGTTCCTATCTCCTGGTAGGGTTCTGGTTCGAGAAGAAGAGCGCTGCGGATGCCGGAAAGAAAGCATTCATTGTGAACCGGATCGGCGATTTTGGCTTCACGCTAGGAATGATCGCCATCTTCTATTTCTTCGGCACGCTCAACTTCGGCGAGGTGTTTAAGTTAGCTGGCTCAAGATTCGATGTCGGCTCAGGCATCATGACTGCGATTACGCTTCTCCTTTTCGTGGGGGCGACGGGGAAATCGGCTCAGATACCGCTATATGTTTGGCTCCCGGATGCCATGGAAGGACCGACGCCGGTGAGCGCTCTCATACATGCTGCCACAATGGTGACTGCAGGGGTTTACATGGTGGCAAGATGCCATGTCCTCTATCTCCTCTCGCCGTTTTCCCTTTCAGTGGTGGCGGTGGTTGGCGGTTTCACGGCGCTTTTTGCGGCCACAATAGGGCTTGTTCAGAACGACATTAAGAGAGTCCTTGCCTACTCGACCATAAGCCAGATTGGCTACATGTTCCTAGCGTGCGGAGTGGGTTCCTTCTGTGCAGGCATTTTCCATCTTATGACGCACGCGTTTTTCAAGGCAGTATTGTTTCTTGGAGCCGGCTGTGTGATTCATGCTCTTCACTCAGAGCAGGACGTAAGAAGAATGGGCGGCTTGGGAGCTCTCCTTCCGAGAACCTATGTGAGCTTTCTTTCGGCGTCTCTGGCCATTTCAGGAATCTTCCCTTTTGCAGGCTTCTTCAGCAAAGATGAGATACTCCTCGCCGCCTGGGAAAAAGGAAATTTCGTCCTTTGGGCAATCGGCCTCTTCACGGCATTCCTGACGTCATTCTATATTTTCAGAGTTTTCTACCTCACGTTTGCGGGAAACCTCCGGGGGGGAAGCGGTGCTGAAGAGCACGTGCATGAAGCGCCACGCAGCATGACTTTTCCGGTTCTCACGCTTGGTGTCCTTTCGCTCATCGGCGGGTTTGTCGGGCTCCCGTTGATAGAGCACGCAAACGTACTCAAGAACTTTCTGTCACCACTTTTCCAGGAACCGTTGGAGGCGGCTAAACCGCTCGTCCACATTGAGGTCTTACTGATGGCAGTCTCTCTTGCCGCAGGAATTGCAGGCATACTCATCGCTCACAGGTTCTATGTGAGGTCTCCTCTCGTTCCAGAGAGAATAAAGGAAAGGCTCAAGCCGGCTTATGACCTTGCCTTCAACAAGTACTTCGTTGACCAGATCTACGGAGCCGCGATTGTCAAGCCGCTCCTTGGGATGTCAGACTTTTTCTGGAAATTCATAGACAACCGTGTGATTGACGGAATCGTGAATCTCGTCGGAAGCATTATTGAAGCGTTCAGCAAACTGTTCCGGGTTTTTCAATCCGGCTATGTCCACAGGTATGCACTGTACATGTCCGGCGGAGCGTCGGTCCTCCTTTGGTATCTGCTAACGAGATGA